A part of Halobacillus shinanisalinarum genomic DNA contains:
- the miaB gene encoding tRNA (N6-isopentenyl adenosine(37)-C2)-methylthiotransferase MiaB: protein MNEQQRKEMSQIRQGTPADVKSDQDNLERIQQKSSEDFTKYFETTYQPPSLRKAQRRRKEDVKVHYDFTIPEELDNIGHGRKYMIRTYGCQMNEHDTEVMAGIFEEMGYESTSDTKEADIILLNTCAIRENAENKVFGEIGHLKPLKLENPNLIIGVCGCMSQEESVVNRILQKHPFIDLIFGTHNIHRLPQLVKEAMFGKEMVIDVWSKEGDIIENLPRSRKGKIKAWVNIMYGCDKFCTYCIVPYTRGKERSRLPEDIIQEVRHLAAQGYKEITLLGQNVNAYGKDLDINYGLGDLMDELTGIDIPRIRFTTSHPRDFDDRLIEVLAKGGNMLDHIHLPVQSGNSDVLKIMGRKYSREEYLELVRKIRTAMPNATLTTDIIVGFPNETEEQFQDTMSLMEEVGFEAAYTFIYSAREGTPAARMTDNVSMEEKKDRLQRLNKLVNDQSAEAMKKYEGEVVEVLVEGESKKNSEVLAGYTKRNKMVNFTGPRSSIGTIVKVKINKAKTWSLDGVMVEETIEVK, encoded by the coding sequence ATGAACGAACAACAACGCAAAGAAATGTCGCAAATTCGCCAGGGAACGCCAGCGGACGTAAAATCCGACCAGGACAACCTCGAGCGAATTCAGCAGAAGAGCAGTGAAGACTTTACGAAGTATTTTGAAACGACGTATCAGCCGCCTTCATTAAGAAAGGCGCAGCGTCGCAGGAAAGAGGATGTAAAGGTTCACTATGATTTCACGATTCCTGAAGAATTGGATAACATAGGTCACGGTCGCAAATATATGATTCGCACCTACGGCTGTCAAATGAATGAACATGACACAGAAGTGATGGCCGGTATTTTTGAAGAAATGGGCTATGAATCTACAAGTGACACGAAAGAAGCAGATATCATTCTGTTGAATACATGTGCCATCCGTGAAAATGCCGAAAACAAAGTATTTGGAGAAATCGGCCACCTCAAACCGCTTAAGCTTGAAAATCCGAACTTGATCATCGGTGTTTGCGGATGTATGTCTCAAGAGGAATCTGTCGTTAATCGAATTTTGCAGAAACATCCATTCATTGATTTGATCTTTGGAACACATAACATTCACCGTCTGCCACAGCTTGTAAAAGAAGCGATGTTTGGTAAAGAAATGGTCATCGATGTATGGTCAAAAGAAGGCGACATCATTGAAAATCTCCCTCGTTCCCGTAAAGGTAAAATTAAAGCATGGGTAAACATCATGTATGGGTGTGATAAATTCTGTACGTACTGCATCGTTCCTTATACGCGAGGCAAAGAACGAAGCCGTTTGCCTGAAGATATTATTCAAGAAGTACGTCACCTGGCTGCTCAAGGCTATAAGGAGATAACCCTGCTCGGACAAAATGTGAATGCTTATGGTAAAGATCTCGACATTAATTATGGACTGGGCGATCTCATGGACGAGTTGACAGGAATTGATATTCCACGTATTCGTTTCACGACCTCGCACCCGCGTGACTTCGACGATCGTTTAATTGAAGTCCTAGCCAAAGGCGGAAATATGCTTGACCATATTCACTTACCTGTCCAGTCCGGAAACTCTGATGTATTGAAAATTATGGGGCGTAAATATTCCCGTGAAGAATATTTAGAGCTTGTTCGTAAAATTCGTACAGCCATGCCGAATGCTACACTGACTACAGACATTATTGTCGGGTTCCCAAATGAAACGGAAGAACAATTCCAGGATACGATGTCACTTATGGAAGAAGTTGGGTTTGAAGCGGCTTACACGTTTATTTATTCAGCTCGTGAAGGTACGCCAGCTGCTCGTATGACAGATAATGTGTCAATGGAAGAGAAAAAAGATCGCCTTCAGCGTCTGAACAAGCTCGTTAATGATCAGTCTGCTGAAGCGATGAAGAAGTATGAAGGCGAAGTCGTTGAAGTTCTTGTGGAAGGCGAAAGTAAGAAAAACAGTGAAGTATTAGCTGGTTATACGAAACGAAATAAAATGGTAAACTTTACAGGCCCGCGTTCATCTATTGGAACCATCGTAAAAGTAAAAATCAATAAAGCGAAGACATGGTCCTTAGATGGCGTCATGGTCGAAGAAACGATAGAGGTGAAATAA
- a CDS encoding RicAFT regulatory complex protein RicA family protein → MAEYTRKQVVDEAHKLAKMMADIEEIDRFKQIEAKLNDNTKVQSYIKKIKALQKQAVNFQAYGKTEALEKVEKEIDRLQDELDSIPVVAEFKDSQMVINDILQMISSTISREVTNEVIRSTGGDLLSGETGSKQKNEACGH, encoded by the coding sequence ATGGCAGAATACACAAGAAAACAAGTGGTAGATGAAGCCCATAAGCTTGCAAAGATGATGGCAGACATTGAAGAGATCGATCGCTTTAAACAGATCGAAGCTAAATTAAATGATAACACTAAAGTCCAGAGCTATATTAAGAAAATCAAAGCCCTGCAAAAGCAGGCTGTCAACTTTCAGGCCTATGGTAAAACAGAAGCCCTTGAAAAAGTAGAGAAAGAAATCGACCGCTTACAAGATGAGCTTGACAGCATCCCTGTCGTAGCTGAATTTAAAGATTCGCAAATGGTTATTAATGATATTTTGCAAATGATCTCAAGCACCATCTCACGGGAAGTAACAAACGAAGTCATTCGTTCAACTGGCGGAGACTTACTAAGTGGCGAAACAGGTTCAAAACAAAAGAATGAAGCTTGTGGACATTAA
- a CDS encoding outer spore coat protein CotE: MSFFERDYREIITKAVCGKGKKFTEATNTISPSHRPTSILGCWVINHIYNAKKKGDHVEVTGSYDINVWYSYNDNTKTEVVTERVNYCDHVRLSVKDENCISDDLEVVAKAVQQPNCLECKIAAQGQKMVVEVEREFIVDVIGETKLCVKVDPNGCGKDDDYEYDLSSDDFSDIETDFLPSSSSSREE; encoded by the coding sequence ATGTCATTCTTTGAACGGGATTACCGAGAAATTATTACAAAGGCTGTATGTGGAAAAGGGAAAAAATTCACCGAAGCAACGAACACGATCAGCCCGTCTCACCGTCCGACTAGTATTTTAGGCTGCTGGGTTATCAATCATATTTACAATGCTAAGAAAAAAGGAGATCATGTTGAAGTCACGGGAAGTTACGATATAAACGTTTGGTACTCTTATAATGATAATACAAAGACAGAAGTTGTAACGGAACGCGTCAATTATTGTGATCATGTACGATTATCGGTGAAAGACGAGAATTGTATCAGCGATGATTTAGAAGTTGTTGCCAAAGCTGTTCAACAGCCTAATTGTTTAGAATGCAAGATTGCAGCTCAGGGGCAGAAAATGGTTGTTGAAGTTGAACGCGAATTTATCGTAGATGTTATTGGTGAAACGAAGCTATGCGTGAAAGTGGATCCAAACGGTTGTGGAAAAGACGATGACTACGAATATGATTTATCATCTGATGACTTCTCTGATATTGAAACTGATTTCCTGCCAAGCAGCAGTAGTAGCCGTGAAGAGTAA
- the mutS gene encoding DNA mismatch repair protein MutS gives MAQYTPMMQQYLKIKAEHKDAFLFFRLGDFYEMFFDDALSASKELEITLTSRDGGDKDRIPMCGVPYHSAENYIKQLVEKGFKVAICEQVEDPKVAKGVVKREVVQLITPGTVMEGSMLDEKENNYLASVSEFRDGTFTVSYNDLTTGENSIALISNGFDAVMSELFNRPVKEVVVASDFDGDRQMLLKERLGYTVSFCDQTEIQQEFSHLIESIHQDKFIQGFGRLLHYIEHTQKRSLDHLRPVQPIELKQYMSLDMYSKRNLELVETLRKQGKKGSLLSVIDHTITAMGARTLKKWLERPLLSKDEMNTRHDQVEGMLAQFFERETLREQLTSVYDLERLAGRVAFGNVNAKDLIQLRNSLAKIPELLTTLGQFDHPSLTNLYKEIDQQESLKQLLEESLADDPPITIKEGGMIRDGYNSQLDEYRDASKNGKKWIAELEGKERSETGIKSLKIGYNRVFGYYIEVTKANLPHLSEDRYERKQTLTNAERFITPELKEKETLILEAQEKSVDLEYQLFLDVREQVKNYVQELQKLAEQISRIDVLQGFAQSADKNGYSRPSFTDERIIDIKQGRHPVVEQVMKGESFVPNDIYMDDSTDVLLITGPNMSGKSTYMRQLALTAIMAQMGSFVPCEAASLPLFDQIFTRIGAADDLVSGQSTFMVEMLEANHALSHATEQSMILLDEIGRGTSTYDGMALAQAIVEHIHERIRAKTLFSTHYHELTALADQLDRLKNIHVRAEEYEGNVVFLHQIQEGAADQSYGIHVAKLADLPDPLIERATFLLNHLESGNAEVAASTDEGQLSLFVEETRPSKQSKSSAIEKQLKGLNLMQMTPMDAMNELHRLQKQIKS, from the coding sequence ATGGCACAATACACGCCCATGATGCAGCAATATTTGAAGATAAAAGCGGAGCACAAGGATGCCTTTTTGTTTTTTAGATTAGGAGATTTCTATGAAATGTTTTTTGACGATGCGCTCAGCGCGTCGAAAGAGCTTGAAATCACGCTAACGAGCCGTGATGGCGGGGATAAGGATCGCATTCCAATGTGTGGCGTTCCGTACCACTCTGCAGAAAATTACATAAAGCAGCTGGTAGAAAAAGGGTTTAAAGTAGCGATTTGTGAACAAGTTGAAGATCCCAAGGTTGCAAAAGGGGTTGTAAAGCGGGAAGTTGTTCAATTAATTACTCCAGGAACGGTCATGGAAGGGAGTATGCTTGATGAAAAAGAGAACAATTACCTTGCTTCTGTAAGTGAATTCAGAGATGGAACGTTTACGGTAAGCTATAATGATTTAACCACGGGGGAAAATAGCATCGCTCTTATTTCAAATGGGTTTGATGCCGTTATGAGTGAATTGTTCAATCGACCCGTAAAAGAAGTAGTGGTGGCCAGTGATTTCGATGGGGACCGTCAGATGCTGCTCAAGGAGCGGCTGGGCTACACGGTTTCTTTTTGTGATCAAACCGAAATTCAACAAGAATTCAGCCATTTAATAGAATCGATTCACCAGGACAAATTCATCCAAGGTTTTGGTCGTCTGCTTCATTATATTGAACATACACAGAAACGTTCATTAGATCATTTACGCCCGGTTCAGCCGATTGAGCTAAAGCAATATATGTCACTGGACATGTATTCTAAGCGTAACCTTGAACTTGTTGAAACGTTAAGGAAACAAGGGAAAAAAGGCAGCCTTCTTTCTGTTATTGACCATACGATTACAGCGATGGGTGCCCGAACGCTTAAAAAATGGCTCGAACGCCCGCTGCTCTCCAAAGATGAAATGAATACAAGACATGATCAAGTCGAAGGAATGCTTGCACAGTTTTTTGAAAGGGAAACATTGCGTGAACAACTGACCTCTGTTTATGATTTGGAGAGGTTAGCAGGGCGCGTTGCTTTTGGTAATGTCAATGCTAAGGATTTAATTCAGCTTAGAAATTCGCTGGCAAAGATTCCAGAGCTTTTAACAACACTTGGGCAATTTGATCATCCCTCTCTTACGAATCTTTATAAGGAAATAGATCAACAGGAATCCTTAAAACAACTGCTGGAAGAAAGTTTAGCTGATGATCCGCCGATCACAATTAAAGAGGGCGGCATGATTCGTGATGGTTACAATAGTCAATTGGATGAATACCGGGATGCATCAAAAAACGGCAAGAAGTGGATCGCTGAGCTTGAAGGGAAGGAACGATCCGAAACAGGAATTAAATCGTTAAAAATCGGTTACAACCGTGTGTTTGGTTACTATATTGAAGTCACAAAAGCAAATTTGCCCCACCTGTCGGAAGATCGATATGAACGCAAGCAGACGTTAACAAATGCTGAACGATTTATCACCCCAGAGCTCAAGGAAAAAGAAACGTTAATATTGGAAGCACAAGAAAAGAGTGTGGACCTTGAATATCAGCTTTTCCTTGATGTCCGCGAGCAAGTGAAAAACTATGTCCAGGAATTGCAAAAATTAGCCGAACAAATCAGCCGCATTGATGTATTGCAAGGCTTTGCACAAAGTGCTGATAAGAATGGCTACAGCCGTCCCTCATTTACTGATGAACGTATCATTGACATTAAACAAGGTAGACATCCTGTTGTGGAGCAAGTGATGAAGGGAGAGTCATTTGTTCCGAATGATATCTATATGGACGATTCAACAGATGTGTTACTGATTACAGGCCCGAACATGTCAGGGAAAAGCACGTATATGAGGCAACTCGCTTTAACAGCGATTATGGCGCAAATGGGCAGTTTTGTTCCGTGTGAAGCCGCTTCATTGCCCCTGTTTGATCAAATTTTTACAAGAATAGGAGCGGCGGATGACCTGGTTTCAGGGCAAAGTACCTTCATGGTAGAAATGCTTGAGGCTAACCACGCCCTCAGCCATGCGACAGAGCAAAGTATGATTTTATTAGATGAAATCGGTCGAGGAACAAGCACATACGACGGCATGGCCCTAGCTCAGGCTATCGTTGAACATATTCATGAAAGAATTCGAGCAAAGACGTTATTTTCTACTCATTACCATGAACTGACTGCCCTTGCAGATCAGCTTGATCGTTTGAAAAATATCCATGTACGGGCGGAAGAATATGAAGGAAATGTCGTGTTTCTTCATCAAATTCAAGAAGGGGCTGCGGATCAGAGTTATGGAATTCATGTGGCCAAATTAGCCGATCTACCGGATCCGCTTATTGAACGAGCGACGTTTTTGTTAAATCATTTGGAAAGTGGAAACGCTGAAGTTGCTGCTTCAACCGATGAGGGACAACTAAGTTTGTTTGTTGAGGAAACGAGACCTTCAAAGCAAAGCAAGTCTTCGGCAATTGAGAAACAGCTCAAGGGCTTAAATTTAATGCAAATGACCCCAATGGATGCGATGAATGAACTTCACCGCTTGCAGAAGCAGATCAAGTCGTAA
- the mutL gene encoding DNA mismatch repair endonuclease MutL: protein MARIQLMPDHLANKIAAGEVVERPASVVKELVENSIDAGSTWVNIELLEAGLQRIRITDDGYGMDQEDTEKAFHRHATSKIKDENDLFHVRTLGFRGEALASIAAVSRLTVQTSTGDKAGTRIKFEGGKVIEESKSDARQGTDLSVEELFFNTPARLKYMKTIHTELGHITDVLNRMALAHPDIKFTCTHNEKELFRTNGRGDLLQVIAKIYGMNVARKMVPIEAETLDFKVTGYIAKPEVYRASRNYISTIINDRYIRNIALNKAIQQGYHTLLPIGKSPIVVLKVEMDPILVDVNVHPAKLEARFSKERELYEIVETTIREAFRKQTLIPKVEQKKEKSPPKSYSEQRSFDLYQAQPDNRQPTTPAIPNAPAPEASSFPDQQHSVVKEMQTQPEQRMEELETATSPAVEKQGDKKRVPTMYPIGQLHGTYILAQNEDGMYIVDQHAAQERIKYEFFRDQIGEVVQEVQELLVPLTFEFQSKEALRIEEYKEELERVGLFFETFGDNSYIIRSHPQWFPQGFEEEVIQEMVEQLMSDERINVTKLREEAAILMSCKRSIKANHYLNQTDMFQLLEDLRLSTDPFTCPHGRPIIVFFSEYEMEKMFKRVM from the coding sequence ATGGCACGAATTCAATTAATGCCGGACCATTTAGCTAACAAAATTGCTGCCGGGGAAGTGGTAGAACGTCCGGCTTCTGTGGTTAAAGAATTAGTTGAAAACAGCATTGACGCTGGAAGTACATGGGTGAATATCGAGCTTTTAGAGGCCGGACTGCAGCGGATTCGGATTACCGATGATGGGTATGGTATGGATCAAGAAGATACTGAGAAGGCTTTCCACCGCCATGCGACGAGTAAGATCAAAGACGAAAATGATTTATTTCACGTACGTACCCTGGGGTTTCGCGGGGAAGCGCTTGCGAGTATAGCTGCCGTCAGCCGATTAACGGTTCAAACTTCAACAGGGGATAAGGCTGGAACAAGAATTAAATTTGAAGGCGGCAAGGTCATTGAAGAATCGAAAAGTGACGCTAGGCAAGGTACAGATTTATCTGTCGAAGAACTTTTCTTCAATACGCCTGCCCGTTTAAAATATATGAAAACCATCCACACGGAGCTCGGCCATATCACAGATGTTTTAAATCGCATGGCCCTGGCTCATCCTGATATTAAATTTACTTGCACACATAATGAAAAGGAATTATTTAGAACCAATGGCCGCGGTGATCTTCTGCAAGTTATTGCAAAAATATATGGCATGAATGTAGCAAGAAAAATGGTGCCGATTGAAGCGGAAACGCTGGATTTTAAAGTAACAGGCTATATCGCTAAACCAGAAGTGTATCGGGCGTCAAGAAACTATATATCTACCATTATTAATGATCGGTATATTCGTAACATTGCTCTCAATAAAGCGATTCAGCAAGGGTATCATACATTGCTTCCGATTGGGAAAAGTCCCATTGTTGTTTTAAAAGTAGAAATGGATCCGATCTTGGTTGATGTGAATGTTCATCCCGCGAAACTGGAAGCCCGATTTAGTAAAGAGAGAGAACTCTACGAGATTGTTGAAACGACGATTCGCGAAGCCTTTAGAAAACAGACATTGATCCCTAAAGTGGAGCAAAAAAAGGAAAAAAGCCCGCCGAAATCATACAGTGAACAGAGGAGTTTTGATCTTTACCAAGCACAACCAGACAACCGACAACCAACCACTCCCGCGATCCCAAATGCTCCGGCACCTGAGGCAAGCTCGTTCCCTGATCAGCAACATTCCGTTGTTAAAGAAATGCAAACACAACCAGAACAGAGGATGGAGGAATTAGAGACTGCAACCTCCCCTGCTGTAGAAAAGCAAGGGGACAAGAAGCGTGTACCAACGATGTATCCAATCGGACAACTTCACGGAACATACATTTTAGCGCAAAATGAAGATGGCATGTACATTGTCGATCAGCATGCAGCACAGGAGCGCATCAAATATGAGTTTTTCCGTGATCAAATTGGTGAGGTGGTTCAGGAGGTACAAGAATTGCTCGTACCGCTGACGTTCGAATTCCAGAGCAAGGAAGCCTTAAGAATCGAAGAATATAAAGAGGAGTTGGAAAGGGTTGGTCTCTTTTTTGAAACATTCGGGGATAATAGTTACATTATCCGTTCGCATCCTCAATGGTTTCCTCAAGGGTTTGAAGAGGAAGTTATACAGGAAATGGTAGAACAACTCATGAGTGATGAGCGGATTAATGTGACGAAACTAAGAGAAGAAGCGGCCATTCTCATGTCATGCAAACGATCCATTAAGGCGAATCACTATTTGAACCAAACCGACATGTTTCAGCTTCTTGAAGATTTACGATTATCAACTGATCCTTTTACATGCCCACATGGCAGACCAATTATAGTATTTTTCTCTGAATACGAAATGGAAAAAATGTTTAAAAGAGTGATGTAA
- a CDS encoding putative holin-like toxin, producing MTPFEAISIMLSFGMLIAFLQQKGR from the coding sequence GTGACTCCGTTTGAAGCGATAAGCATAATGTTGAGCTTTGGTATGCTGATAGCGTTTCTACAACAAAAGGGTCGGTAA
- a CDS encoding esterase-like activity of phytase family protein → MSKFGKSVLAGMAALFLIGQTVVTTSAQAHSGTTSSKEIQSAMQSENKKKEMEARSIDHVRLIGAFNLPHEMTYKGTVVGGFSGITYNPHNNKWLIISDDRSYHNPARLYEAKINYNFRGFQTVNLVDITYLKQPGNTVYPNKNQFLSSTEGIVADPESIRFDPQNRSIWYTSEGDRSLGLNPFIRQATPDGSFISELPLTETAIMDEQYEKGFRNNLALEGSTFSADGETYWTAMEGPLLQDDAIPTPESGALSRITQYDREGNVLAEYAYPIDAIPEQPGDGKHADNGVTEILAINDQELLVLERASVQAEDGSYSNYVRVYKINVNGATDISSMESIDKENIIPFQKELVVNLNTLALDKVDNVEGMTWGKKLPNGNDTLVLVSDNNFNRSQITQIIAVEIIPEDK, encoded by the coding sequence ATGAGTAAATTTGGCAAGTCTGTTTTGGCTGGTATGGCAGCTTTGTTCCTTATAGGGCAAACCGTAGTTACTACTTCTGCACAGGCCCACTCAGGAACCACCAGCAGCAAAGAAATCCAATCTGCCATGCAATCAGAAAACAAGAAAAAAGAAATGGAAGCCCGCTCTATTGACCATGTAAGATTAATAGGAGCTTTCAATCTGCCTCATGAAATGACCTATAAAGGAACAGTGGTTGGTGGCTTTTCCGGTATCACGTACAACCCTCACAACAATAAATGGCTGATCATTAGTGATGACAGGTCATATCATAACCCGGCAAGACTTTATGAAGCGAAAATTAACTATAACTTCAGGGGTTTTCAGACCGTTAACCTAGTCGATATCACTTACTTGAAACAGCCTGGTAACACCGTTTATCCAAACAAAAATCAATTCCTTTCCAGTACAGAGGGGATTGTTGCAGACCCAGAATCAATCCGCTTTGATCCACAAAACAGAAGCATCTGGTATACAAGTGAAGGCGATCGTTCCCTTGGTTTGAATCCATTTATTCGTCAAGCCACACCAGACGGCAGCTTTATTTCCGAATTGCCTTTAACAGAGACTGCAATCATGGATGAACAGTATGAAAAAGGATTCCGAAACAACTTAGCATTGGAAGGCAGCACATTCTCTGCGGACGGGGAAACATACTGGACGGCAATGGAAGGGCCGCTTCTTCAGGATGATGCCATACCAACACCTGAATCAGGAGCATTATCACGAATCACCCAATATGACAGAGAAGGAAATGTATTAGCTGAATATGCCTATCCGATTGATGCTATTCCAGAACAACCGGGGGATGGGAAACATGCAGACAATGGTGTAACCGAGATTTTAGCTATCAATGATCAGGAACTGTTAGTGCTAGAACGTGCCAGTGTTCAAGCAGAAGATGGTAGCTACAGCAACTATGTAAGGGTTTATAAAATAAATGTAAACGGAGCGACGGACATCAGCAGTATGGAATCAATAGACAAGGAGAATATCATCCCATTTCAGAAAGAACTGGTCGTTAACTTAAATACCCTTGCACTTGATAAAGTGGATAATGTAGAGGGAATGACCTGGGGCAAAAAGCTCCCAAACGGAAATGACACCCTGGTTCTGGTTTCAGACAATAACTTCAATCGAAGCCAAATCACACAGATAATCGCTGTGGAAATTATACCTGAGGATAAATAA
- a CDS encoding flavodoxin, with protein MQRVVVLFASMSGNTEEIAEIIETHLLELKVSVSLFQIDMDDVEVEDLLNYDAILLGSYTWGDGDVPYELEDFYEDLAVVDLSGKAAACFGSCDSMYPAYGGAVDKFEEQLAACGAKILIPSLKVELTPEEDDVKRCQKFVEDFTKNLHASLAKN; from the coding sequence ATGCAAAGAGTAGTCGTACTATTCGCCAGTATGTCGGGAAACACCGAGGAAATCGCAGAGATTATTGAAACTCACTTGCTGGAATTGAAAGTTTCTGTTTCCCTTTTTCAAATAGATATGGATGATGTTGAAGTAGAGGATTTGTTGAATTATGATGCGATCCTGTTAGGCAGTTACACGTGGGGGGACGGCGATGTCCCTTATGAATTGGAAGATTTCTATGAGGATTTGGCGGTTGTTGATTTAAGCGGAAAAGCAGCCGCATGTTTTGGTTCATGTGATTCGATGTATCCAGCATATGGAGGAGCCGTTGATAAATTTGAAGAACAACTTGCAGCATGTGGAGCGAAGATTTTGATCCCATCGCTTAAGGTGGAACTAACGCCAGAGGAAGATGACGTGAAACGCTGCCAGAAATTCGTTGAAGACTTTACTAAGAACCTCCATGCTTCCCTAGCGAAAAATTGA
- a CDS encoding metallophosphoesterase family protein — translation MKLKSLGISIVTIAITAILITTNSFSSPVQGKTNENEKLQFNADGKYRIVQFNDIQDDEDIDPRTIELMNTVLDEQKPDLAILNGDMLNADLETPEEVKQAIKTITQPMEDRGVQWAVTFGNHDEDHTPKTGLDEEEMLEIYMSYEHNVNKPGPKDITGTGNTNLVINNSKNTKPAFNIWLFDSGRYAPEEIAGQDFEGYQTWDWLRHDQVQWYTETSKKLEKTTGHKVPSLAFMHIPLPEFEYMWYASPSERTEESHAKAVEKHNIRGEKNECVCTGPFNSGMFAAMLERGDVKGVFSGHDHINTYVGDYYGIKLGYAGSVGFGAYGLGEEENHRLRGARVFNLDENTKDGIVDTEMVFAKDYGIQ, via the coding sequence ATGAAATTAAAATCTCTTGGTATTAGTATTGTTACCATCGCTATTACCGCTATCTTAATCACAACAAATTCTTTCAGTTCTCCCGTTCAAGGGAAAACAAATGAAAATGAAAAGCTGCAATTCAACGCTGATGGGAAGTATCGAATCGTACAGTTTAATGACATTCAAGATGATGAGGATATCGATCCCCGGACGATAGAATTAATGAATACAGTGCTTGATGAGCAGAAGCCTGATTTGGCCATTTTAAATGGCGATATGCTTAACGCTGATCTGGAAACACCGGAGGAGGTGAAGCAAGCCATAAAAACTATTACCCAACCGATGGAAGATAGAGGGGTACAATGGGCGGTAACCTTCGGCAACCATGATGAGGACCATACACCGAAGACCGGGTTAGATGAAGAAGAAATGCTAGAAATCTATATGTCTTATGAACATAACGTCAATAAGCCCGGACCAAAAGATATTACCGGAACAGGAAATACAAACCTTGTTATCAATAATTCCAAAAATACAAAACCGGCATTTAATATTTGGCTGTTTGACAGCGGAAGATACGCACCCGAGGAAATTGCAGGGCAGGATTTCGAAGGTTATCAAACCTGGGATTGGCTCCGCCACGATCAGGTTCAGTGGTATACTGAAACTTCTAAAAAACTGGAGAAAACAACCGGACATAAGGTTCCTTCGTTAGCGTTCATGCATATTCCTCTCCCGGAATTTGAATATATGTGGTATGCTAGCCCATCTGAAAGAACAGAAGAAAGCCATGCAAAAGCTGTGGAAAAACATAATATCAGAGGCGAAAAGAATGAGTGTGTTTGTACTGGTCCATTTAACAGCGGAATGTTTGCTGCTATGCTGGAGAGAGGCGACGTAAAAGGTGTGTTTTCTGGCCATGATCACATCAATACATATGTTGGGGACTATTATGGAATCAAATTAGGCTATGCAGGAAGCGTAGGATTTGGAGCTTATGGCCTTGGCGAGGAGGAAAATCACAGATTACGTGGTGCCCGGGTGTTCAACTTAGATGAAAATACGAAGGATGGAATTGTCGACACCGAAATGGTTTTTGCGAAAGACTATGGAATACAGTAA
- a CDS encoding GNAT family N-acetyltransferase — MFVLGVFYVAIIEGEIAGMTACTNGEFSSVYLNKKELRKHLGFYKGTIAYTVLKPEFEKPLLETGNKIASVEFVATASKYRGKGVATAIMNYIFTFPQYREYVLKVADTNINAVKLYEKLGYKEFKRIKPKFRKISGVNYLVYMKYIKPNSK, encoded by the coding sequence ATGTTTGTTCTTGGTGTTTTCTACGTCGCAATTATAGAAGGTGAAATTGCAGGGATGACAGCCTGTACCAATGGTGAATTTTCTTCCGTTTACTTGAATAAAAAAGAATTAAGAAAACATTTAGGGTTTTACAAAGGTACAATTGCCTACACTGTTTTAAAACCTGAATTTGAAAAACCTCTGCTAGAAACTGGTAATAAAATAGCCTCTGTTGAATTTGTTGCAACAGCTTCAAAATATAGAGGCAAAGGTGTTGCGACAGCAATTATGAATTATATATTCACTTTCCCTCAATATAGGGAGTATGTTTTAAAAGTTGCAGATACAAATATAAATGCGGTAAAACTATATGAAAAACTAGGTTACAAAGAATTTAAACGAATAAAACCAAAATTCAGAAAAATAAGTGGTGTTAATTACCTTGTATATATGAAATATATAAAGCCAAATAGCAAATAA